Proteins encoded within one genomic window of Brienomyrus brachyistius isolate T26 chromosome 22, BBRACH_0.4, whole genome shotgun sequence:
- the LOC125718258 gene encoding monocyte to macrophage differentiation factor 2-like isoform X2: MAECHPTKGTSPQIMSTRPTVPLMRILGSSLLHFLSDNQWEAVTAWIYGLGLSGLFIVSTVFHTISWKMSHFRTAEHCLHMCDRMVIYFFIAASYAPWLNLRDLGPWASHMRWVIWVMACIGTAYVFFFHERFKIIELLCYTVMGICPALVILSMTDRGGVLELLLGGVAYCMGIVFFKSDGLVPFAHAIWHLFVVLGASAHYYAIWRYLYVPGNGQMKTSR; the protein is encoded by the exons ATGGCCGAGTGCCACCCCACAAAAGGTACCAGCCCACAGATTATGAGCACGCGGCCAACTGTGCCACTCATGCG CATCCTCGGCAGCTCCCTCTTGCACTTCCTCTCTGACAACCAATGGGAGGCAGTTACCGCATGGATCTATGGCCTGGGGCTGTCAGGCCTCTTCATCGTGTCCACCGTGTTCCACACCATCTCCTGGAAGATGAGCCACTTCCG GACTGCGGAGCACTGCCTGCACATGTGCGACAGGATGGTGATCTACTTCTTCATCGCAGCTTCCTACGCCCCCTG GCTGAACTTGAGAGACCTGGGTCCTTGGGCCTCCCACATGCGCTGGGTCATATGGGTGATGGCGTGCATCGGCACGGCCTATGTCTTCTTCTTCCATGAGAG GTTCAAGATTATAGAGTTGCTATGTTACACAGTTATGGGGATCTGTCCTGCCTTGGTGATCCTGTCAATG ACTGACAGGGGTGGCGTCCTTGAGCTGCtcctagggggcgtggcctactGCATGGGCATCGTGTTCTTCAAGAGCGACGGGCTCGTCCCCTTTGCACACGCCATCTGGCACCTGTTTGTGGTGCTGGGAGCCAGCGCACACTATTACGCTATCTGGAGGTATCTGTATGTGCCTGGAAATGGGCAGATGAAGACCTCGAGATGA
- the LOC125717648 gene encoding ras-associating and dilute domain-containing protein-like: MFHSRPVAMALPLKAQPRRSGRVLTQVLCRTLSQKEQRPPVATPPERPGEAAELSIQTSAPGVLRIFGDAICAGANYKSVLATPSSSARELVREALLRYALAGAPDGDYVLCDVVGQLSGPAGRWRTEGVRILRDDERPLLLQELWRPKEGLARRLELRRRANVEELSSREQDTITAGINAQARHLQRTRAKGTPALGRSLSETSLDVTGGSGGEARRSCLTLPRPLKEAPQKRDDGEVRLSLYQSPHLLLLQGYSRQDCLVYLLNRDQHTVGQETASARPNICLLSTDILPLHCTIRRAQSGHCLVLEPAPHSAVLVNFTAVEKSTALRHGDLLSFGSHYIFLYKDPVGGGVLPIRTLLGLRPRRPPPESEGAACRVCGAPSRSRPPVRGRHASEPDLAPGRDPQRRRLLLAFEKGQEDRLLGRIISLAEPGGDEHKLTPAYLLCMCLEHSAMTFDPGSFGKLLLKIAKRIQALLQEKTRELSGRPPQHQELLPSSLPDLVPCLQPLLFWMSNAIEILHFSRQKSGTYAKCGEQPDTRDAKESVFNVAVLASEDGVTVLEEVIMSAFQQCVYHMTKSLYESLMGLLDSAAPQKDRRAPESLLRTLQVFQAAQALLQRSEIHPEIQSQMLAYLFFFSNVALFNQLMDNGPARGWFRLTSGVQLKASLRMLLDWARRAGLSRLADTFFSKFCCAVGIMATPPQQLAQMSWRSLCVTYPALKPVQLHHILTQCLLVAESRPSAVWQPAAEEEVPPYRTADLLESFEEPPPIVLPSSGYQVALDSDAVDDSIYRQLLYVRHFLWGLRSKSPCIPARGEPQGNGAPSLGYQGPATPQAEERPKSKASTGGQGTATRGLQITGVRPRDDQQVAQLPDASCLLTPPTTPNYPDMEQRPGGPVPPSTKRNDGLAASEIEVHLDKGPLGLGLGLIDGLQTPLQAPGIYIRTLVPGGPASSDGRLRIGDRILAVNGTDVTGSDYQSAVDLIRWGGERLNLLVEKMDPEVSSMIRASLC; this comes from the exons atGTTCCACAGCCGACCCGTCGCCATGGCTCTGCCCCTGAAGGCCCAGCCACGGCGGTCTGGCCGAGTCCTGACGCAGGTCCTGTGTCGCACCCTCAGTCAGAAGGAACAGCGCCCCCCGGTGGCGACCCCTCCAGAACGCCCCGGCGAGGCTGCTGAACTCTCCATCCAGACATCAGCGCCCGGTGTGCTGCGCATCTTCGGCGATGCCATCTGTGCCGGCGCCAACTACAAGAGCGTGCTGGCCACGCCGTCATCCAGCGCCCGCGAGTTGGTGCGTGAGGCGCTGCTGCGCTACGCGCTGGCTGGGGCGCCCGACGGGGACTATGTGCTGTGTGACGTGGTCGGCCAGCTGAGCGGCCCGGCCGGCCGCTGGAGGACAGAGGGTGTGCGCATCCTGCGAGATGATGAACGGCCGTTGCTGCTGCAGGAACTCTGGAGGCCCAAGGAGGGACTGGCCAGGCGCCTGGAGCTCCGCCGTAGGGCCAACGTGGAGGAGCTGAGCTCCAGGGAGCAGGACACCATCACCGCAG GCATCAACGCCCAGGCTCGGCATCTCCAGCGGACACGGGCCAAGGGCACGCCAGCCCTGGGCCGCAGCCTGAGCGAGACCAGCCTGGACGTGACGGGTGGCTCCGGGGGGGAGGCCAGGAGGAGCTGCCTTACGCTGCCCAGACCCCTGAAGGAGGCACCGCAGAAGAGGGACGATGGAGAGGTGCGCCTCTCCCTCTATCAGTCCCCACACCTCCTGCTGCTCCAGGGCTACAGCCGGCAG GACTGCCTGGTGTACTTGCTTAACCGGGACCAGCACACGGTGGGCCAGGAGACGGCCTCGGCCCGGCCTAACATCTGCCTGCTGTCCACCGACATCCTGCCACTGCACTGCACCATCCGGAGGGCTCAGTCGGGCCACTGCTTGGTTCTGGAGCCGGCCCCACACTCTGCAGTCCTGGTCAATTTCACGGCGGTAGAGAAGTCCACGGCGCTCCGGCACGGCGACCTGCTGTCCTTCGGCTCGCACTACATCTTCCTGTATAAGGACCCagttggtgggggggtgttGCCCATCCGGACGCTGCTCGGCCTACGCCCCCGACGCCCCCCCCCTGAGTCAGAGGGTGCCGCCTGCCGAGTCTGCGGGGCCCCCTCCAGGAGCCGGCCTCCTGTGCGGGGCCGGCACGCCTCCGAGCCCGACCTAGCCCCGGGTCGCGACCCCCAGCGCCGACGGCTCCTTTTGGCTTTCGAGAAGGGTCAGGAGGACAGGCTGTTAGGGAGGATCATCTCACTTGCGGAGCCGGGGGGCGACGAGCACAAGCTGACCCCCGCCTACCTGCTGTGCATGTGCTTGGAGCACTCCgccatgacctttgaccctggAAGCTTTGGGAAACTTCTGCTAAAGATTGCTAAAAGGATACAGGCTCTTCTTCAG GAGAAGACGAGGGAGCTGTCAGGGAGGCCACCTCAGCA CCAGGAGCTGCTTCCCTCCAGCCTCCCAGACcttgttccctgcctgcagcctcTCCTCTTTTGGATGTCCAACGCCATCGAGATCCTGCACTTCAGCCGGCAGAAATCGGGCACGTATGCGAAGTGCGGCGAGCAGCCAGACACGCGCG ATGCAAAAGAATCGGTGTTCAATGTTGCTGTGTTAGCCAGCGAAGACGGTGTGACCGTCCTGGAGGAAGTGATCATGTCAGCATTTCAGCAATGCGTGTACCACATGACCAAG TCCCTGTACGAGTCCCTGATGGGGCTGCTGGACTCAGCAGCCCCCCAGAAGGACAGACGGGCCCCAGAATCTCTGCTCAGGACCCTGCAGGTGTTCCAGGCCGCCCAGGCTCTGCTGCAGCGCTCAGAGATCCACCCGGAGATCCAGTCACAGATGCTCGCCTACCTCTTCTTCTTCTCCAACGTGGCGCTCTTCAACCAGCTGATGGACAATG GCCCGGCCAGAGGCTGGTTCCGGCTCACCAGCGGGGTCCAGCTGAAGGCCAGCCTCAGGATGCTGCTGGACTGGGCCAGGAGAGCGGGCCTGTCTCGCCTGGCCGATACTTTCTTCTCAAAGTTCTGCTGTGCTGTCGGCATCATGGCCACGCCCCCCCAGCAGCTTGCTCAG ATGAGCTGGCGGTCACTCTGTGTGACTTACCCCGCTCTTAAGCCCGTGCAGCTCCACCACATCCTTACGCAGTGCCTCCTGGTGGCAGAGAGCCGGCCCTCAGCCGTCTGGCAGCCCGCCGCCGAGGAGGAGGTACCCCCCTACAGGACGG CCGACCTGCTGGAAAGCTTTGAGGAACCGCCTCCTATCGTGCTGCCCAGCAGCGGCTACCAGGTAGCCCTCGACTCAGACGCTGTGGATGACAGCATCTACCGGCAGCTTCTCTACGTACGGCACTTCCTGTGGGGGCTGAGAAGCAAGTCCCCGTGCATCCCAGCAAGGGGGGAGCCCCAG GGCAATGGGGCGCCGTCTCTGGGGTACCAGGGTCCAGCGACCCCCCAGGCGGAGGAAAGGCCAAAGTCCAAAGCTTCAACAGGGGGCCAGGGCACAGCCACCAGGGGACTGCAgataaccggggtgcgccccagggacgaccagcaggtggcgcagctCCCCGACGCCTCCTGCCTGTTGACTCCGCCCACTACCCCTAACTACCCCGACATGGAGCAGCGGCCTGGAGGCCCGGTCCCGCCCAGCACCAAGAGGAACGATGGACTCGCTGCCAGTGAAATAGAAG TGCACCTGGACAAAGGACCACTTGGCCTGGGTTTGGGGCTCATCGACGGGTTG CAAACCCCTCTTCAAGCCCCTGGCATCTATATTCGGACCCTGGTCCCAGGCGGGCCAGCCTCATCCGACGGGCGCCTCCGGATCGGCGACAGAATCTTGGCGGTGAACGGGACGGACGTCACCGGATCAGACTACCAGAG tgCGGTTGATCTGATCCGCTGGGGAGGCGAGAGGCTGAATCTTCTGGTGGAGAAGATGGACCCTGAGGTATCCTCCATGATCAGAGCCTCTCTCTGCTGA
- the LOC125718258 gene encoding monocyte to macrophage differentiation factor 2-like isoform X1 has product MFQDFKKTRYGRFMNGRVPPHKRYQPTDYEHAANCATHAFWILPSILGSSLLHFLSDNQWEAVTAWIYGLGLSGLFIVSTVFHTISWKMSHFRTAEHCLHMCDRMVIYFFIAASYAPWLNLRDLGPWASHMRWVIWVMACIGTAYVFFFHERFKIIELLCYTVMGICPALVILSMTDRGGVLELLLGGVAYCMGIVFFKSDGLVPFAHAIWHLFVVLGASAHYYAIWRYLYVPGNGQMKTSR; this is encoded by the exons ATGTTTCAGGATTTTAAGAAGACTAGATATGGAAG ATTCATGAATGGCCGAGTGCCACCCCACAAAAGGTACCAGCCCACAGATTATGAGCACGCGGCCAACTGTGCCACTCATGCG TTCTGGATCCTTCCCAGCATCCTCGGCAGCTCCCTCTTGCACTTCCTCTCTGACAACCAATGGGAGGCAGTTACCGCATGGATCTATGGCCTGGGGCTGTCAGGCCTCTTCATCGTGTCCACCGTGTTCCACACCATCTCCTGGAAGATGAGCCACTTCCG GACTGCGGAGCACTGCCTGCACATGTGCGACAGGATGGTGATCTACTTCTTCATCGCAGCTTCCTACGCCCCCTG GCTGAACTTGAGAGACCTGGGTCCTTGGGCCTCCCACATGCGCTGGGTCATATGGGTGATGGCGTGCATCGGCACGGCCTATGTCTTCTTCTTCCATGAGAG GTTCAAGATTATAGAGTTGCTATGTTACACAGTTATGGGGATCTGTCCTGCCTTGGTGATCCTGTCAATG ACTGACAGGGGTGGCGTCCTTGAGCTGCtcctagggggcgtggcctactGCATGGGCATCGTGTTCTTCAAGAGCGACGGGCTCGTCCCCTTTGCACACGCCATCTGGCACCTGTTTGTGGTGCTGGGAGCCAGCGCACACTATTACGCTATCTGGAGGTATCTGTATGTGCCTGGAAATGGGCAGATGAAGACCTCGAGATGA